The Etheostoma cragini isolate CJK2018 chromosome 15, CSU_Ecrag_1.0, whole genome shotgun sequence genome window below encodes:
- the svilc gene encoding supervillin isoform X5, whose translation MDTMENPVLEPRSERIARYKAERRRELAERFGNTEEIPSKWVRRDGKEVNDPAPQAHRGYLNSDGPSERVNGRAQGVTNGLEDPAESNNLISCPDAGQATPSLDLAVKPGSDGGRRRTRRYLPGGLSGGRKTSERFRTQPITANEMEESHGLLDAEEEENCKADVKTDDRAKMSVAAKMSLFKELEKSAAPEASTFLKPRSGSVSHERRVRRGNDHRFLTQPITCEDIVAISSPKPAPPVESHSAQAESGEDDDESCKLSMSEKLALFNKLSLPGREGDSPADGPPERRRQKGARYRTQPITVEEVNLLQEGPVQLPAFYLSPHLSDRQQASSVNLKPSEIRLSKPRPETGLVPQEPSCPTQRYVSEPVLRGILKKSCSGGSEWSRTDGGQTDSPTSHEQNGGGFEEAGTQGLRESTEWQELSAAQRRERRKAPDVEGGSLTAAPWRQRARTRRETIACTPIRALSEQDAPREERPCLIKLQEQLVPSVEHSSDTTGRVQKQNGEESVRRINEETNAMGNIQVTLADDTVKLQETTNTSRIKEGTENLYVENVKPQFWEPVFASVYSSSTPQYIMCFNQTNLSFEAQEVSSPTKNQIQPQWRQKSKVVDGKMDEVEDFNTEQEREKQEAECTANREISIQTGMEFEAPQSSPLSEAPQEVKEETPVDETNTLDAGFHRDQPSPSTCAPPPSGDVAAAESEQDLGVLCQTNTPILTSSVAEHRRSVRPSRRTQGSRNPLRALAARDDIRQDYMGERVNTAAEDSTQAEKKSQNSSVADSHLSISSSDATKSPPPFSSLMLIHIKGRRHVQVRLVEPSARSLNSGDCFLLVTPEHCILWSGEFANEQEKAKASELASSIQSQRDLGCQAPQMVHLEEGLNCDSSLAADFWSLLGGRTQYRGASAEEDDELYERGVVESNCVYRLVENKLVPHEQAWASIPSISLLGSTEALVFDFGSEVYLWHGQDVSLGRKNVALQLTHQVWVGAYDYTNCRVNPLDPTQCNPNTQLRGEGRPSWALFGCVSEHSETALFREKFLDWTGGTGGMEAAEMSKKTQPIPVQSSQSVSLAPDVLSACDAKALVSGQSLEGDSLVHNVLAGVDVQRGHGVITLEGGRQMELKTIAVDTWHVQEFDDSEIPVESTGQLYEGDSYVIRWTYIINIFDEMNITDECSRGPREKEHTAFFLWRGRDSSVSGRDTAAFLSIGINNHEASQVVVPQGKEPPCFLQLFQGGLTIHKGKREEPSTNAAEWRLFCVRGELPEEGSLLEVDCCCAGLRSRGSVVLLNSQRGVLYLWTGCKAPSSSRLVSKRAVEHLTQICPLELGLSKSSPVTVQVVEEGSEPADFWTALGQLDRKAYDCMLQDPGKYNFTPRLFHLSASSGSFQAKEMLSPTRLPGLVMAMPFVQESLYSVPQPALFLLDNRLEVYLWQRGQPEQTESSASAWVCWHDERRCAMQTALQYCKEMNPRRPPQAYLIFEGLEPLTFTNVFPRWDRSLGPHTQGDTGRVKLTLVQDALAQLMKTQYPLEELLRSPLPEGVDPQHLEVYLSDKDFQTILEMKRDEYDSLPDWKQIDLKKSKGLFC comes from the exons GCTGTTGGacgcagaggaagaggagaactGTAAAG CTGATGTGAAAACTGATGACAGAGCCAAAATGAGTGTGGCAGCCAAGATGTCTTTGTTTAAA GAGCTGGAGAAGTCTGCTGCCCCTGAGGCCTCGACCTTCCTGAAACCTCGCTCGGGCAGCGTCTCTCATGAGCGCAGAGTGCGCCGTGGCAACGACCATCGCTTTTTAACCCAGCCAATCACCTGTGAGGACATTGTGGCAATCAG TTCCCCCAAACCAGCCCCACCAGTGGAGTCCCATTCTGCGCAGGCCGAGTCAGGGGAGGATGACGATGAGAGCTGCAAGCTGAGCATGAGTGAGAAGCTGGCCCTCTTCAACAAACTGTCCCTGCCGGGGAGAGAAGGGGACAGCCCCGCTGACGGGCCCCCAGAGAGACGAAGGCAAAAGGGGGCTCGGTACCGCACACAACCCATCACTGTGGAGGAGGTCAACCTG CTCCAAGAAGGCCCTGTACAGCTTCCTGCCTTCTATTTGTCCCCTCATCTGTCCGACAGACAGCAGGCCTCGTCTGTCAACCTAAAACCCAGCGAGATACGCCTTTCCAAGCCAAGACCTGAGACCGGTCTTGTGCCTCAGGAGCCTAGTTGCCCTACACAGCGCTACGTCTCTGAGCCCGTCTTGAGAGGAATCCTGAAGAAGAGTTGCTCTGGAGGCTCAGAGTGGAGCAGGACGGATGGCGGTCAGACGGATTCACCAACCAGCCATGAACAGAACGGTGGAGGTTTTGAAGAAGCAGGGACACAAGGACTGAGAGAGAGCACAGAGTGGCAGGAATTGTCTGCAGCCCAGCGGAGAGAGAGACGCAAGGCTCCAGATGTGGAGGGAGGCTCGCTGACTGCCGCTCCCTGGAGGCAGAGGGCTCGAACCAGGAGGGAAACCATTGCCTGTACACCAATAAGAGCCTTGTCAGAGCAGGACGCTCCTCGGGAGGAGAGGCCCTGCCTGATAAAGCTGCAGGAACAGCTGGTTCCCTCTGTGGAACACAGCTCAGACACTACTGGGAGAGTTCA GAAGCAGAATGGGGAAGAGAGTGTGAGGAGGATAAATGAAGAAACCAACGCCATGGGAAATATTCAAGTCACACTGGCAGATGACACTGTTAAACTGCAGGAGACAACCAACACCAGCAGAATTAAA GAAGGGACAGAAAACCTTTATGTGGAGAATGTCAAGCCTCAGTTCTGG GAACCCGTCTTTGCCTCTGTCTATTCTAGCAGTACACCCCAATATATCATGTGTTTCAATCAG ACAAATCTGTCCTTTGAGGCACAAGAAGTCTCCTCTCCTACCAAGAACCAGATTCAGCCTCAGTGGAGACAGAAG TCTAAGGTAGTTGATGGCAAGATGGACGAAGTGGAGGATTTCAATACAGAGCAGGAAAGGGAAAAGCAAGAGGCTGAATGTACGGCCAACAGAG AAATCTCCATACAGACTGGGATGGAGTTTGAAG CTCCACAGAGCTCTCCGCTCTCTGAGGCTCCGCAGGAGGTGAAGGAAGAGACGCCTGTGGATGAAACAAACACGCTTGATGCTGGTTTCCACAGGGATCAGCCCTCTCCCTCCACCTGCGCCCCCCCACCCTCTGGAGATGTTGCTGCTGCAGAGAGTGAGCAGGACCTGGGTGTCCTCTGCCAGACCAACACACCCAT ACTGACCTCATCGGTAGCAGAGCACCGACGGTCGGTGCGTCCGTCCCGCAGGACTCAAGGCTCCAGAAACCCTCTGAGGGCTCTTGCTGCCCGGGACGACATCAGGCAGGACTACATGGGAGAGAGAGTCAACACAGCTGCTGAGGATAGCACCCAAGCAGAAAAGA AGTCCCAAAACTCCTCGGTGGCTGATTCCCATCTTTCCATCTCATCCTCAGATGCTACCAagtctcctcctcctttcaGCAGCCTGATGCTCATTCACATCAAAG GTAGGCGGCATGTCCAGGTGCGTCTGGTGGAGCCCTCAGCGCGGTCCCTGAACAGTGGAGACTGCTTCCTGCTGGTCACCCCAGAGCATTGCATCCTGTGGAGTGGAGAGTTTGCCAATGAACAAGAGAAAGCCAAG gCTTCTGAGCTGGCATCATCCATCCAGAGTCAGAGGGATCTCGGCTGTCAGGCCCCCCAGATGGTTCACCTGGAGGAGGGGCTGAACTGTGACAGCAGCCTAGCTGCAGACTTCTGGAGCCTTCTAGGAGGACGGACACAATACAGAG GAGCCAGTGCAGAAGAGGACGATGAGCTCTACGAGCGGGGTGTGGTGGAGTCCaactgtgtttacaggcttgtggagAACAAACTGGTACCTCATGAACAGGCCTGGGCTTCCATCCCCAGTATCTCCCTGCTGGGCTCCACTGAG gccCTGGTGTTTGATTTTGGCAGTGAGGTGTACCTTTGGCATGGACAGGATGTTTCCCTCGGCAGGAAGAATGTTGCTCTCCAGCTGACTCACCAAGTGTGGGTTGGAGCTTATGACTACACCAACTGTCGAGTCAATCCACTTGATCCCACGCAGTGTAACCCGAACACACAGCT GAGGGGAGAGGGGCGTCCCAGCTGGGCGTTGTTCGGTTGTGTCTCAGAGCACAGTGAGACAGCACTGTTCAGGGAGAAGTTCCTGGACTGGACAGGTGGGACTGGAGGCATGGAAGCTGCTGAGATGAGCAAGAAGACACAG CCCATCCCAGTGCAGTCTTCCCAGTCCGTGTCCTTGGCACCAGATGTCTTGAGCGCCTGTGACGCAAAGGCTCTAGTTTCGGGTCAGTCCCTGGAAGGGGACAGCCTGGTCCATAATGTGTTGGCTGGCGTTGATGTCCAGAGGGGTCACGGGGTCATCACGCTGGAAGGAGGACGTCAGATGGAGCTGAAAACAATAGCTGTGGACACCTGGCACGTCCAGGAGTTTGATGACAGTGAAATTCCCGTAGAAAGCACCGGACAGCTTTACGAAGGAGACTCCTATGTCATCCGCTGGACGTATATCATCAACATTTTTG ATGAGATGAACATCACGGATGAGTGTAGCAGAGGTCCCAGAGAAAAAGAACACACCGCCTTCTTCCTGTGGCGGGGCCGTGACTCCAGTGTCAGCGGACGGGACACTGCTGCTTTCCTGTCTATCGGGATAAACAACCATGAAGCCTCGCAG GTGGTGGTACCTCAAGGAAAGGAACCTCCCTGTTTTCTGCAGCTTTTCCAGGGAGGCCTGACCATTCACAAGGGCAAGCGAGAGGAGCCCTCCACGAATGCAG CAGAGTGGCGTCTGTTCTGTGTGCGAGGAGAGCTCCCAGAGGAAGGCTCTCTGTTGGAAGTGGATTGCTGCTGTGCAGGCCTGAGGTCCAGGGGCTCTGTGGTCCTGCTCAACAGCCAGCGGGGAGTACTTTATCTCTGGACTGGCTGTAAAGCTCCTAGCAGCTCCAGATTGGTCAGCAAGAGGGCAGTGGAGCATCTCACTCAAAT ATGTCCACTAGAGTTGGGTCTCAGTAAAAGCAGCCCTGTGACAGTGCAGGTAGTGGAGGAAGGTTCGGAGCCTGCGGACTTCTGGACAGCGCTGGGACAACTGGACAGGAAGGCCTACGACTGCATGCTGCAAG ATCCAGGAAAGTATAATTTTACACCTCGGCTCTTCCACCTGAGCGCCTCCTCTGGGAGTTTCCAGGCCAAAGAGATGCTAAGTCCAACGCGGTTGCCGGGGCTCGTGATGGCAATGCCCTTTGTCCAGGAGAGTCTCTACTCTGTACCACAGCCGG CCTTGTTCCTGCTTGACAACCGTCTGGAGGTCTACCTGTGGCAGAGGGGTCAGCCCGAGCAGACGGAGAGCTCAGCTTCAGCTTGGGTCTGCTGGCATGACGAGAGGAGGTGTGCCATGCAGACGGCATTGCAGTACTGCAAAG AAATGAATCCCAGGCGGCCACCACAGGCCTACCTCATCTTTGAGGGGTTAGAACCTCTCACCTTCACTAACGTGTTCCCCCGCTGGGATAGGAGCCTGGGACCCCACACACAG GGTGATACGGGGCGGGTGAAGCTGACCTTGGTGCAGGACGCCCTGGCCCAGCTCATGAAGACCCAGTACCCTCTGGAGGAGCTTCTGCGTAGCCCATTACCTGAAGGAGTGGACCCCCAGCATCTGGAAGTCTACCTGTCTGATAAAGACTTCCAG ACTATTTTGGAAATGAAGAGAGATGAATATGATTCCCTCCCAGACTGGAAGCAAATTGATCTGAAGAAAAGCAAAGGGCTGTTTTGCTAG
- the svilc gene encoding supervillin isoform X6, which translates to MDTMENPVLEPRSERIARYKAERRRELAERFGNTEEIPSKWVRRDGKEVNDPAPQAHRGYLNSDGPSERVNGRAQGVTNGLEDPAESNNLIRLLDAEEEENCKADVKTDDRAKMSVAAKMSLFKELEKSAAPEASTFLKPRSGSVSHERRVRRGNDHRFLTQPITCEDIVAISSPKPAPPVESHSAQAESGEDDDESCKLSMSEKLALFNKLSLPGREGDSPADGPPERRRQKGARYRTQPITVEEVNLLQEGPVQLPAFYLSPHLSDRQQASSVNLKPSEIRLSKPRPETGLVPQEPSCPTQRYVSEPVLRGILKKSCSGGSEWSRTDGGQTDSPTSHEQNGGGFEEAGTQGLRESTEWQELSAAQRRERRKAPDVEGGSLTAAPWRQRARTRRETIACTPIRALSEQDAPREERPCLIKLQEQLVPSVEHSSDTTGRVQKQNGEESVRRINEETNAMGNIQVTLADDTVKLQETTNTSRIKEGTENLYVENVKPQFWEPVFASVYSSSTPQYIMCFNQTNLSFEAQEVSSPTKNQIQPQWRQKSKVVDGKMDEVEDFNTEQEREKQEAECTANREISIQTGMEFEAPQSSPLSEAPQEVKEETPVDETNTLDAGFHRDQPSPSTCAPPPSGDVAAAESEQDLGVLCQTNTPILTSSVAEHRRSVRPSRRTQGSRNPLRALAARDDIRQDYMGERVNTAAEDSTQAEKKSQNSSVADSHLSISSSDATKSPPPFSSLMLIHIKGRRHVQVRLVEPSARSLNSGDCFLLVTPEHCILWSGEFANEQEKAKASELASSIQSQRDLGCQAPQMVHLEEGLNCDSSLAADFWSLLGGRTQYRGASAEEDDELYERGVVESNCVYRLVENKLVPHEQAWASIPSISLLGSTEALVFDFGSEVYLWHGQDVSLGRKNVALQLTHQVWVGAYDYTNCRVNPLDPTQCNPNTQLRGEGRPSWALFGCVSEHSETALFREKFLDWTGGTGGMEAAEMSKKTQPIPVQSSQSVSLAPDVLSACDAKALVSGQSLEGDSLVHNVLAGVDVQRGHGVITLEGGRQMELKTIAVDTWHVQEFDDSEIPVESTGQLYEGDSYVIRWTYIINIFDEMNITDECSRGPREKEHTAFFLWRGRDSSVSGRDTAAFLSIGINNHEASQVVVPQGKEPPCFLQLFQGGLTIHKGKREEPSTNAAEWRLFCVRGELPEEGSLLEVDCCCAGLRSRGSVVLLNSQRGVLYLWTGCKAPSSSRLVSKRAVEHLTQICPLELGLSKSSPVTVQVVEEGSEPADFWTALGQLDRKAYDCMLQDPGKYNFTPRLFHLSASSGSFQAKEMLSPTRLPGLVMAMPFVQESLYSVPQPALFLLDNRLEVYLWQRGQPEQTESSASAWVCWHDERRCAMQTALQYCKEMNPRRPPQAYLIFEGLEPLTFTNVFPRWDRSLGPHTQGDTGRVKLTLVQDALAQLMKTQYPLEELLRSPLPEGVDPQHLEVYLSDKDFQTILEMKRDEYDSLPDWKQIDLKKSKGLFC; encoded by the exons GCTGTTGGacgcagaggaagaggagaactGTAAAG CTGATGTGAAAACTGATGACAGAGCCAAAATGAGTGTGGCAGCCAAGATGTCTTTGTTTAAA GAGCTGGAGAAGTCTGCTGCCCCTGAGGCCTCGACCTTCCTGAAACCTCGCTCGGGCAGCGTCTCTCATGAGCGCAGAGTGCGCCGTGGCAACGACCATCGCTTTTTAACCCAGCCAATCACCTGTGAGGACATTGTGGCAATCAG TTCCCCCAAACCAGCCCCACCAGTGGAGTCCCATTCTGCGCAGGCCGAGTCAGGGGAGGATGACGATGAGAGCTGCAAGCTGAGCATGAGTGAGAAGCTGGCCCTCTTCAACAAACTGTCCCTGCCGGGGAGAGAAGGGGACAGCCCCGCTGACGGGCCCCCAGAGAGACGAAGGCAAAAGGGGGCTCGGTACCGCACACAACCCATCACTGTGGAGGAGGTCAACCTG CTCCAAGAAGGCCCTGTACAGCTTCCTGCCTTCTATTTGTCCCCTCATCTGTCCGACAGACAGCAGGCCTCGTCTGTCAACCTAAAACCCAGCGAGATACGCCTTTCCAAGCCAAGACCTGAGACCGGTCTTGTGCCTCAGGAGCCTAGTTGCCCTACACAGCGCTACGTCTCTGAGCCCGTCTTGAGAGGAATCCTGAAGAAGAGTTGCTCTGGAGGCTCAGAGTGGAGCAGGACGGATGGCGGTCAGACGGATTCACCAACCAGCCATGAACAGAACGGTGGAGGTTTTGAAGAAGCAGGGACACAAGGACTGAGAGAGAGCACAGAGTGGCAGGAATTGTCTGCAGCCCAGCGGAGAGAGAGACGCAAGGCTCCAGATGTGGAGGGAGGCTCGCTGACTGCCGCTCCCTGGAGGCAGAGGGCTCGAACCAGGAGGGAAACCATTGCCTGTACACCAATAAGAGCCTTGTCAGAGCAGGACGCTCCTCGGGAGGAGAGGCCCTGCCTGATAAAGCTGCAGGAACAGCTGGTTCCCTCTGTGGAACACAGCTCAGACACTACTGGGAGAGTTCA GAAGCAGAATGGGGAAGAGAGTGTGAGGAGGATAAATGAAGAAACCAACGCCATGGGAAATATTCAAGTCACACTGGCAGATGACACTGTTAAACTGCAGGAGACAACCAACACCAGCAGAATTAAA GAAGGGACAGAAAACCTTTATGTGGAGAATGTCAAGCCTCAGTTCTGG GAACCCGTCTTTGCCTCTGTCTATTCTAGCAGTACACCCCAATATATCATGTGTTTCAATCAG ACAAATCTGTCCTTTGAGGCACAAGAAGTCTCCTCTCCTACCAAGAACCAGATTCAGCCTCAGTGGAGACAGAAG TCTAAGGTAGTTGATGGCAAGATGGACGAAGTGGAGGATTTCAATACAGAGCAGGAAAGGGAAAAGCAAGAGGCTGAATGTACGGCCAACAGAG AAATCTCCATACAGACTGGGATGGAGTTTGAAG CTCCACAGAGCTCTCCGCTCTCTGAGGCTCCGCAGGAGGTGAAGGAAGAGACGCCTGTGGATGAAACAAACACGCTTGATGCTGGTTTCCACAGGGATCAGCCCTCTCCCTCCACCTGCGCCCCCCCACCCTCTGGAGATGTTGCTGCTGCAGAGAGTGAGCAGGACCTGGGTGTCCTCTGCCAGACCAACACACCCAT ACTGACCTCATCGGTAGCAGAGCACCGACGGTCGGTGCGTCCGTCCCGCAGGACTCAAGGCTCCAGAAACCCTCTGAGGGCTCTTGCTGCCCGGGACGACATCAGGCAGGACTACATGGGAGAGAGAGTCAACACAGCTGCTGAGGATAGCACCCAAGCAGAAAAGA AGTCCCAAAACTCCTCGGTGGCTGATTCCCATCTTTCCATCTCATCCTCAGATGCTACCAagtctcctcctcctttcaGCAGCCTGATGCTCATTCACATCAAAG GTAGGCGGCATGTCCAGGTGCGTCTGGTGGAGCCCTCAGCGCGGTCCCTGAACAGTGGAGACTGCTTCCTGCTGGTCACCCCAGAGCATTGCATCCTGTGGAGTGGAGAGTTTGCCAATGAACAAGAGAAAGCCAAG gCTTCTGAGCTGGCATCATCCATCCAGAGTCAGAGGGATCTCGGCTGTCAGGCCCCCCAGATGGTTCACCTGGAGGAGGGGCTGAACTGTGACAGCAGCCTAGCTGCAGACTTCTGGAGCCTTCTAGGAGGACGGACACAATACAGAG GAGCCAGTGCAGAAGAGGACGATGAGCTCTACGAGCGGGGTGTGGTGGAGTCCaactgtgtttacaggcttgtggagAACAAACTGGTACCTCATGAACAGGCCTGGGCTTCCATCCCCAGTATCTCCCTGCTGGGCTCCACTGAG gccCTGGTGTTTGATTTTGGCAGTGAGGTGTACCTTTGGCATGGACAGGATGTTTCCCTCGGCAGGAAGAATGTTGCTCTCCAGCTGACTCACCAAGTGTGGGTTGGAGCTTATGACTACACCAACTGTCGAGTCAATCCACTTGATCCCACGCAGTGTAACCCGAACACACAGCT GAGGGGAGAGGGGCGTCCCAGCTGGGCGTTGTTCGGTTGTGTCTCAGAGCACAGTGAGACAGCACTGTTCAGGGAGAAGTTCCTGGACTGGACAGGTGGGACTGGAGGCATGGAAGCTGCTGAGATGAGCAAGAAGACACAG CCCATCCCAGTGCAGTCTTCCCAGTCCGTGTCCTTGGCACCAGATGTCTTGAGCGCCTGTGACGCAAAGGCTCTAGTTTCGGGTCAGTCCCTGGAAGGGGACAGCCTGGTCCATAATGTGTTGGCTGGCGTTGATGTCCAGAGGGGTCACGGGGTCATCACGCTGGAAGGAGGACGTCAGATGGAGCTGAAAACAATAGCTGTGGACACCTGGCACGTCCAGGAGTTTGATGACAGTGAAATTCCCGTAGAAAGCACCGGACAGCTTTACGAAGGAGACTCCTATGTCATCCGCTGGACGTATATCATCAACATTTTTG ATGAGATGAACATCACGGATGAGTGTAGCAGAGGTCCCAGAGAAAAAGAACACACCGCCTTCTTCCTGTGGCGGGGCCGTGACTCCAGTGTCAGCGGACGGGACACTGCTGCTTTCCTGTCTATCGGGATAAACAACCATGAAGCCTCGCAG GTGGTGGTACCTCAAGGAAAGGAACCTCCCTGTTTTCTGCAGCTTTTCCAGGGAGGCCTGACCATTCACAAGGGCAAGCGAGAGGAGCCCTCCACGAATGCAG CAGAGTGGCGTCTGTTCTGTGTGCGAGGAGAGCTCCCAGAGGAAGGCTCTCTGTTGGAAGTGGATTGCTGCTGTGCAGGCCTGAGGTCCAGGGGCTCTGTGGTCCTGCTCAACAGCCAGCGGGGAGTACTTTATCTCTGGACTGGCTGTAAAGCTCCTAGCAGCTCCAGATTGGTCAGCAAGAGGGCAGTGGAGCATCTCACTCAAAT ATGTCCACTAGAGTTGGGTCTCAGTAAAAGCAGCCCTGTGACAGTGCAGGTAGTGGAGGAAGGTTCGGAGCCTGCGGACTTCTGGACAGCGCTGGGACAACTGGACAGGAAGGCCTACGACTGCATGCTGCAAG ATCCAGGAAAGTATAATTTTACACCTCGGCTCTTCCACCTGAGCGCCTCCTCTGGGAGTTTCCAGGCCAAAGAGATGCTAAGTCCAACGCGGTTGCCGGGGCTCGTGATGGCAATGCCCTTTGTCCAGGAGAGTCTCTACTCTGTACCACAGCCGG CCTTGTTCCTGCTTGACAACCGTCTGGAGGTCTACCTGTGGCAGAGGGGTCAGCCCGAGCAGACGGAGAGCTCAGCTTCAGCTTGGGTCTGCTGGCATGACGAGAGGAGGTGTGCCATGCAGACGGCATTGCAGTACTGCAAAG AAATGAATCCCAGGCGGCCACCACAGGCCTACCTCATCTTTGAGGGGTTAGAACCTCTCACCTTCACTAACGTGTTCCCCCGCTGGGATAGGAGCCTGGGACCCCACACACAG GGTGATACGGGGCGGGTGAAGCTGACCTTGGTGCAGGACGCCCTGGCCCAGCTCATGAAGACCCAGTACCCTCTGGAGGAGCTTCTGCGTAGCCCATTACCTGAAGGAGTGGACCCCCAGCATCTGGAAGTCTACCTGTCTGATAAAGACTTCCAG ACTATTTTGGAAATGAAGAGAGATGAATATGATTCCCTCCCAGACTGGAAGCAAATTGATCTGAAGAAAAGCAAAGGGCTGTTTTGCTAG
- the tmem98 gene encoding transmembrane protein 98 codes for METVVIVAIGVLATIFLASFVALVVVCRHRYCHPHHLLHHFDSKPTVDLIGAMETQSEPSELELDDVVITNPHIEAILENEDWIEDASGLVSHCISILKICHTLTEKLVAMTMGSGAKVKAPASLSDIITVAKRISPRVDDVVRSMYPPLDPILLDARATALLLSVSHLVLVTRNACHMSGSMDWIDQSLNAAEDHMVVLREAALASEPDRGMHGADVQREQAI; via the exons ATGGAGACAGTGGTGATCGTGGCCATTGGGGTGTTGGCCACCATTTTCCTGGCCTCCTTTGTCGCCCTGGTGGTGGTGTGCAGACACCGCTACTGCCACCCTCACCACCTGCTGCACCACTTCGACTCCAA ACCCACGGTGGATCTGATTGGAGCCATGGAGACCCAGAGTGAGCCATCTGAGCTGGAACTGGATGATGTGGTCATCACCAACCCTCACATTGAGGCCATCTTGGAGAACGAGGACTGGATCGAGGATGCCTC AGGATTGGTCTCTCACTGCATCTCAATCCTAAAG ATCTGCCACACTTTGACTGAAAAGCTGGTTGCCATGACAATGGGGTCAGGGGCAAAGGTCAAAGCACCTGCCAGTCTGAGTGACATCATCACTGTGGCCAAACGCATCAGTCCAAG GGTGGATGACGTGGTCAGATCTATGTACCCTCCTCTGGATCCAATCCTCCTGGACGCCAg GGCCACCGCTCTCCTCCTTTCAGTCAGCCACCTGGTTCTGGTCACCCGCAACGCCTGTCACATGTCGGGCAGCATGGACTGGATCGACCAGTCGCTCAACGCAGCTGAAGATCATATGGTGGTTTTACGTGAGGCGGCGCTGGCCTCTGAACCGGATCGAGGCATGCATGGAGCTGACGTACAGAGAGAACAGGCCATCTAG